Proteins co-encoded in one Pseudanabaena sp. BC1403 genomic window:
- a CDS encoding nucleoside triphosphate pyrophosphatase — translation MPNPIFVLASASPTRKSILENAGIEPIVKVSYFDEDAIQVSDPTSLVLTLAQCKAKAIATEFTGQNALIMGCDSIMYLNGMIYGKPDSKEIAIATWQKMRGNYCELYTGHYLIDAKTQRSVMRHGVTKVYFANATDAEIASYVESGEPLCCAGCFTMEKLGGLLIERIEGCHTNVLGLSLPILRQMLTELGYSLHFSANGTTIR, via the coding sequence ATGCCCAATCCCATTTTTGTCCTTGCTTCCGCATCTCCTACCCGCAAGAGCATTTTAGAAAACGCTGGTATCGAACCAATTGTCAAAGTCAGTTATTTTGATGAAGATGCAATTCAGGTTAGCGATCCCACGTCATTGGTGCTGACATTGGCACAATGCAAAGCCAAGGCGATCGCAACCGAATTTACAGGGCAGAATGCGCTAATTATGGGCTGTGACTCGATCATGTATCTCAATGGCATGATCTACGGTAAACCTGACTCCAAAGAAATTGCGATCGCGACATGGCAAAAGATGCGTGGCAATTACTGTGAGCTATATACAGGACATTATTTGATTGATGCTAAAACTCAGCGATCGGTGATGCGTCACGGCGTAACCAAGGTGTATTTTGCCAATGCCACTGATGCGGAAATTGCCAGCTATGTAGAATCTGGGGAGCCTCTATGCTGTGCAGGATGTTTTACGATGGAGAAGCTGGGTGGATTATTAATTGAAAGAATCGAAGGCTGTCACACTAATGTATTGGGGTTGAGCTTGCCGATCTTGCGCCAAATGCTAACTGAGCTTGGCTACAGCCTGCACTTTAGTGCTAATGGAACTACCATCAGATGA
- a CDS encoding tRNA1(Val) (adenine(37)-N6)-methyltransferase, with the protein MRNSSFYFKQFVILQDKCAMKVGTDGILLGAWANISDNSQILDIGTGTGLLALMMAQRSPLSNIDTVEIEEEAYGQAKENIEKSPWCDRINIFHAPIQDFANNCSKQYDLIISNPPFFEKASKSSQKSRNLARHSDSLSQTDILQIALLLLKPTGHLAVIYPTDLADNFLTKAKNFHLFCDRKTYVRPTPKTDIKRILLELSSTLSSIQGQTQETILVVEERKHIYTQDYINLAKDFYLNLPIVEYSLPRE; encoded by the coding sequence ATGAGAAATTCCTCTTTTTATTTTAAACAGTTTGTAATTCTTCAAGACAAATGTGCGATGAAAGTAGGGACTGATGGCATTTTGTTAGGAGCTTGGGCAAATATATCTGACAACTCTCAAATTCTTGATATCGGAACTGGGACAGGGCTGCTAGCGCTGATGATGGCACAGAGATCGCCATTGTCAAATATTGACACAGTGGAAATTGAAGAAGAAGCCTATGGACAGGCAAAAGAGAATATCGAGAAATCACCTTGGTGCGATCGCATAAATATTTTTCATGCTCCTATTCAAGACTTTGCCAATAATTGCTCTAAGCAATATGACTTAATTATTTCCAACCCTCCTTTTTTTGAGAAAGCGAGTAAATCATCGCAAAAGTCTAGAAACTTAGCGCGACATAGTGACAGCCTTTCTCAAACAGATATTCTCCAAATAGCCTTGCTGTTACTAAAGCCGACTGGTCATTTAGCAGTTATTTATCCGACAGATTTAGCTGATAATTTCCTGACTAAAGCCAAGAATTTTCACTTATTCTGCGATCGCAAAACCTATGTCAGACCAACCCCTAAAACTGACATTAAACGTATCTTGTTAGAATTAAGTTCAACATTAAGTTCAATTCAGGGGCAAACTCAAGAAACTATATTGGTAGTGGAAGAGCGCAAACATATCTATACGCAGGATTACATTAATTTAGCAAAAGATTTTTACCTGAATTTGCCTATAGTTGAGTACTCTCTTCCCAGAGAATAA
- a CDS encoding D-alanyl-D-alanine carboxypeptidase family protein has protein sequence MPTQNDIPVAQRVSDPNRSPQKQPEKVNVISRSLKSVPWWAYGLAVLAFLSPIISTRIWFALNANAANQPREMASPDQSLQPVSSQPVQPSAIATAPFISATPTAKGNDTKANPEVIAKESNSPPDLFGHHAFSEAPANKLRTIGRAGDGYEIKLHEAAAKSFLRMEADAKADGVDFVVISGFRTIAEQQELFFEISKQRNQTPAQRAKVSAPPGHSEHHTGYALDIGDSAVPSANLSTSFEKTSAFQWLQSNAAKYGFEMSFPPNNPQGVMYEPWHWRFVGDDDSLATFYKKSNPSTSFIKKP, from the coding sequence ATGCCTACCCAAAACGATATCCCCGTTGCTCAAAGGGTCAGCGATCCTAACCGATCGCCCCAAAAGCAACCAGAAAAAGTCAATGTAATTTCGCGATCGCTAAAATCAGTTCCTTGGTGGGCATATGGTTTAGCAGTACTAGCTTTTTTATCACCGATTATTAGCACCCGCATTTGGTTTGCCCTAAATGCCAATGCCGCGAATCAACCGAGAGAAATGGCTTCACCTGATCAAAGTTTACAACCAGTTTCATCTCAGCCAGTGCAACCATCGGCTATTGCTACTGCACCATTTATAAGTGCAACTCCTACGGCTAAAGGCAATGACACTAAGGCAAACCCAGAGGTCATCGCTAAAGAATCTAATAGTCCACCAGATTTATTTGGACATCATGCATTTAGTGAAGCTCCTGCGAATAAATTACGCACCATAGGCAGAGCAGGGGATGGCTATGAAATTAAGCTGCATGAGGCGGCAGCAAAGAGTTTTCTGCGAATGGAAGCTGATGCAAAGGCTGATGGTGTAGATTTTGTTGTAATTTCAGGCTTTCGGACGATCGCTGAGCAGCAAGAACTTTTCTTTGAGATCAGTAAGCAACGCAACCAAACCCCAGCCCAAAGAGCCAAAGTTAGCGCTCCTCCAGGACATAGTGAGCATCACACGGGCTATGCGCTAGATATTGGTGATAGTGCAGTTCCAAGTGCAAATCTATCAACTAGTTTCGAGAAAACTTCTGCCTTTCAGTGGTTGCAAAGCAATGCTGCCAAGTACGGATTTGAAATGTCTTTCCCGCCCAATAACCCTCAGGGCGTAATGTATGAGCCTTGGCATTGGCGTTTTGTCGGTGATGACGATAGTCTCGCTACTTTTTACAAGAAATCAAACCCTAGTACTTCCTTTATTAAAAAACCATAA
- a CDS encoding folate/biopterin family MFS transporter has product MLIQSDWLKKLRGRSFDLELGAIAVIYFVQGAMAISQLAVSFFLKDDLGLSPAEVASMVGITMLPWTVKPLYGLISDGFPVFGYRRRPYLLLSSILGIFAWVSMSLWVTTPFWAIAMIATGSLSLAFSDAITDALIVQRARLEPEGDAGSLQSFSWIASSIGAIISAYLSGYLLEHFGAKFVFEITAILPLLVGISAFAIADPPMSTIFIVAPDPANNSADGSPSLKPEALSRNSQIWMSLKFNFTQLRQAFTNKAIWLPAAFLFCWQASPSADTAFFYFTTNELKFNPEFLGTVRFFASWAGLLGVWLFQRFFRAVPTRKIFFWTTIISTLLGLTSLLLVTHTNRALGIDDRWFSLGDSLILTVAGRIAFMPVLVLAARLCPEGIEATLFALLMSVLNISALCSFQLGAGLTYLLGVTESNFDNLWLLVLIANLTSLLPLPLLKWLPDEKNGKQEEVTPQVPILTEEALNL; this is encoded by the coding sequence GTGCTAATCCAATCAGACTGGCTCAAAAAACTACGAGGGCGCTCGTTTGACCTAGAGCTGGGAGCGATCGCAGTTATTTATTTTGTGCAAGGTGCAATGGCAATCTCGCAGCTTGCCGTAAGTTTCTTCCTTAAGGATGACTTAGGACTAAGCCCTGCGGAAGTTGCCTCAATGGTTGGGATTACAATGTTGCCTTGGACAGTTAAACCTTTATATGGTTTGATTTCTGACGGATTCCCAGTATTTGGCTATCGTCGCCGTCCTTATCTTTTGCTATCAAGCATTTTAGGGATTTTTGCATGGGTAAGCATGAGTTTATGGGTCACGACTCCCTTTTGGGCGATCGCAATGATTGCGACGGGTTCTCTCTCTCTTGCCTTTTCTGATGCGATTACCGATGCACTGATTGTCCAACGCGCTAGACTAGAGCCAGAAGGTGATGCAGGTTCATTGCAGTCATTTAGTTGGATTGCTTCCTCAATTGGCGCGATTATCTCCGCCTATTTGAGTGGTTACTTATTAGAGCATTTCGGCGCAAAATTCGTTTTTGAAATTACCGCGATTTTGCCGCTGTTGGTGGGTATCTCAGCCTTTGCGATCGCCGATCCACCCATGTCCACAATTTTTATTGTTGCTCCTGATCCCGCCAACAATTCGGCTGATGGTTCACCTTCTTTAAAGCCAGAAGCTTTGTCGAGAAATTCACAAATTTGGATGTCGCTGAAGTTTAACTTTACTCAACTGCGTCAAGCCTTTACCAATAAGGCAATTTGGTTGCCTGCGGCGTTCTTATTCTGCTGGCAAGCTTCACCAAGTGCTGATACTGCTTTTTTCTATTTCACGACTAATGAACTGAAGTTTAATCCTGAATTCCTCGGTACGGTTCGATTTTTTGCGAGTTGGGCGGGATTACTTGGTGTATGGCTATTTCAGCGCTTTTTTAGAGCTGTGCCGACTCGCAAGATTTTCTTTTGGACAACCATCATTTCCACTTTGCTAGGGCTTACCAGCTTATTACTAGTTACGCACACAAACCGAGCTCTAGGTATTGATGATCGCTGGTTTAGTCTTGGGGACAGTTTGATTTTGACTGTAGCTGGTCGCATTGCCTTTATGCCCGTTTTGGTATTGGCAGCAAGACTATGTCCTGAGGGAATCGAAGCAACATTGTTTGCACTGTTGATGTCAGTTTTGAATATTTCAGCGCTATGTTCTTTTCAGTTAGGAGCAGGTTTGACCTATCTTCTAGGCGTTACCGAATCCAATTTTGATAATCTCTGGTTATTGGTTTTAATTGCAAATCTAACCAGTCTTTTGCCACTTCCACTTTTAAAGTGGTTGCCTGACGAGAAAAATGGCAAGCAAGAAGAAGTTACTCCCCAAGTTCCCATCCTTACAGAAGAAGCACTCAACTTATAA